The following nucleotide sequence is from Psychroserpens sp. Hel_I_66.
AACAGCAGACACATATTTGATTGATGATTTAAGATTTGAAGAATTTATAGACCCTTGTCTTGGTATTACTGAAGATTTATCTATCATTTCAGATTTTGAGTGTCAACAAAATTATACGCTTGGGTTAGATCCTACGCTGATTTCCGTAGTAGAAAATATAGATCCTAGCGGAATTAATACAAGTGATTTTATTGGTGAATATATTGATGACGGTACGCAACCATTTGATAATTTGCTAATTGATTATGGAATGCCAATTGATCTATCTGAAAACTCATTATTTAAAATTAAAATCTATAGTTCAGCACCAATTCCTGTTTTGGCTAAGTTAGAGGGTGGAACCACTCCACTTGAAATAACCAACAATGTTACTACTGTAAACGAATGGGTTGAACTGAGTTTTGATTTTTCACCTGTTATAGGAGAAGGTAATGATAAATTGATTTTATTCTTTAATGCTGGTCAAGATACAGGTACTTTAACAGATGTATATTACATTGATGATCTTCGTTTTGATTCTAATCCATGTTCTCAAATTGTTGAAGATTGCGATGGTGTTACGCCAAACCTGAGCATAATCAATGACTTTGATTGTCAGCAAAATTATAATTTCTCTAATCCAGACGCTGCTCCTGTAGTTCAAAATCCTAATGTTAGCTGTGAGAACCGCAGTTCTAATGTTGGTGAATATAGTGATAACGGGAATGATCCTTTTGATTTTCTTTTGGTAAACTTTGGAGCACCGATAGATCTTTCTGTAAATAACCAGCTTAAAATAAAAGTGCTATCTACTATGGCAGTTCCTTTATTGGCAAAACTAGAAGGAGGTGCAGCTGTTGAAATTTTCGCAGACATTACAGTTGTTAATGAGTGGGCGGAATATACTTTCGACTTTAGTGAAGCACAGGGTAATGGCAACACGACTTTAGTTCTATTTTTCAATGCAGGAAATATTGACGGTACTCCAGCAGATATCTATTATGTTGATGATATAAGATTCGAAGCACCTTAATAATATAAAAATGTGTTTAAGTATAAAGCTGAAGCAATATTGTCTATAAAATTCATGCTTTATTAATCTAAATCATTAAAAAAACTCCAGATCCGTATTGCTTATGATGAGCACTTAACGATACATTTTATATTAATTTAATTCAAAATATTATGAAGACATCTTTATTTCTCAAAGCCATAACTATATTGTTTTTTCAGTTTTATTTTTATGATACATCTGCTCAAATAACAACAGATCAACTTTTAGAAAACACCTATAAATTATATGATTACCAAAGGCAATACAATGGTGTTTATCGTGACTCAAAAATAATCAACGGGACAGATTATCATCCAAGTTCAGCAGCAAATACAGGAGTCGGTTTGATTTCTTTATGTATAGCAGAAGAAGCTGGTTATATTAATTTTGGAAGAGATTTAGCTGCTCAAACATTACGAACAATGTTAGGCTATACTGCTGGGTTTAATCCTGATAGAAACAGCAAAGGGTTTTATAGACATTTCCTAGAAATAGATAATGGACAACAGGCTTGGAATTCAGAATATAGTACTATCGATACTGCATTATTAGCTGCAGGTGCCCTATTTGCTAAAAAATATTTTAATGATGCTGAAATTTCTGCACTGGCAGATGAGTTATTTTTATCTGTAGAATGGTCTGCAGCAATAAGCAATCCCTCTACAGGTGCTATATGGAGAGAGCTCCAGCCTAATGGAGCTGGCCAAGGTACAAGTGCATTACCATTTAATGAATATATAATCGTTGCCTATTTTGCAATGAAATCTGAAGGTAATTCGGGAGGTGTAGGCACTTCAGCCTGGAATGTTTGGCAACAACTAAATAATTTTGCGAATGCAAATTATTGGGGCTATGATCTTTTAGCCGATAGTAACAATGTAAATGCATTTCAATCTGACTTTACCGTTCAATTTCCTTATTACCTTATGTTTTGGGCTCATAACAGCACCTTATATAAAACGTATATGTCTAATATGGCATCTGCAGATAAGTTTTATTATGGCCAAATAGCTGGAATGTATCCAAACTTGAATGCTTATGAATGGGGATTGGGAGCAGGAAATTCTCCAGCAACATTTAATGGTAATTTTTACACGCCATATGGTTACAATGCAGATCATATTAATAATCACCCAGCACGCATTGTGTCGCCTCATATAGTGGCTGGTTACATTCCTATACAGGCAAGTGCAAGAAATGACCTTCAACAAATGATGAATGGAACAAAGGGTATCTATACTTTAGGAACTGGAGAAAAATTGCTATGGAGATACAGTCTGGATGAGGTAAACTGGAATTCAGATCAAATTCAAGGCATTGATTATTCAACAATGCTCTATGGTCTGGCTGCAAATAAGTTTGGGACCAACTTTTTTACAACGAACAATAATTACGATTTCCCGACACCAAATTTTAGTAGTACTAATTCCTGCGTCACAGGTGTTCAGGCCTATTATGGACCTGTTTTAGGAACTACGGGTTCTTATAATGGCTCTTCATCAACCAGGGACAAGCCATTTGACAGTAATAATAACACCTTTTTTGATGGTCCAAATGGAAATAACCAATGGGTTGGCATGGATTTATTAAGCAATCAAAACATCACATGTATTCGATTTAGACCACGTAATAATTTTGGGTACAGAATGCGTGGTGGTAAATTTCAAATAAGCAATAATGCTAATTTTAGTAATCCAACGACAATCTATACGATTCCCTCGAATGCTAATTTAAATTTTCAGAATTACTTTATTTCTACTGGAAGCACAAACGGAGTTTCTGCAAGATATATACGTTACCTTTCTCCAAATAACGGTTGGGGAAACATAGCTGAAATGAGGGTTTATAGATCTTCGGAAACAAATAGGAACTCAAATATCAAATTAGAAGACCAACCAAAGGTTGTTAATCATATTGACAATTTAACGTTAAGCCCTAATCCAGCCTCTAAGGAGATTCAATTGGATTTCTATCTTGAAAATGAGAGCGATATAGAATATCGAATTTATAATACAATGGGTAGAGAAATCCAATCTCTTTCAAAAAATCACATTGAAACTGGAGAAATTAACCAAAAATTAAATATTGAAAATTTAGCTGAAGGCATTTACTTTATTCATTTAAAAACCAAGAATAAAGTTTTGATTAAGAGATTTATTGTAGCTAAAGAATAGTATAATTACTCACATTGAAACGAAAAACCCTTTAAAATCGATTGATTTTAAAGGGTTTTTATATTGTTAATTTCAGTTTAGCTTTTTATTAGATGCAACTAACTGGCCTCTACTCTATTTTTCAGAAAATAAAATTTCTGAAATTTAAACAATTCTAGTTCATATATTTTTCAGTCCAGTCGCGATACATCCCATACTGAACTTCATTTAAAACAGCTTTGAGAGATTTATCTTCTTCCGCATAAAGACTTTTGCTATCGATGTCAACGTTTGGATTATTTAACTTCCAATCACTTAAAACCGATTTAATACTTCTGTTATAACGCTCTTTTTGATTTTCAGTCATTTCTAAATCCTTGAACATTTTCTGTACTCTATCATCAGATTCAGTCGATTCTTCATATCGATTTGATTGAGTGCTGTAATTGTTATCAGCACTAACATTCGATTGGTTTGGCAAATTCTCAAATCTTAACTGTCTTTTGCTATTCGACATTTTATAAATTACTGCTGTCCCTAAAAGAACCGCAGATATAGATAACACTTTATTTAAAAAACCCATAATTGTATTTATTTTTAGATTAAGCATAAAATTAAGTCTAGTATTTCCAAGTCATAAACGGTAAAAGAAATAATATTAACTCAAATGATAACTGCGGAATTAATCTTAAGTGTTATAGATAACTCATGCGCTTAGCAACTTTTTAAAATTATTAAATATATCATCAATATTTTCTTATTAATAATTAGCGTCGATAACTGCAAGAAAACCATTAAATTTTACATTTTATAATATACTGAAAATCAATTATTTGAAGATTATAATTGCATTTCGTCGAATTTATTTGCATTTCGTGGATATTGTAATTAGATTTGTACCGTTAATTTATTAGTCCCAAATTAAAACTTAACCGCTTATGAATATTTCTACTTTTATTAGGAAAAAGTATGCCCTATTAGTTATTTGTATAATGACCTTTGGCATATCGAACTCACAAATTATTATCGATTCTTACGATTTTGACTTTAACTTTCAAGGTTGGACAGACACTGGCACTTATGCAGGAAGAACAACTAGTGGCACCTATAGATGCTCTAACGCTGGAGCAATTTTTATACAATACGATTTTGATGATGATATTTCAAGTAGAATTGAATCTCCTACAATAGACTTAACAAGTTATAATGAAATTGTATTCTCATTTTGTTTAACATCGCTAAATTTAGATAATGGTGATGGCTTTGATTTGCAATATTTTAACGGTTCTAACTGGAGCACAATTGAAACTTACAGAAGAGGAACGGACTTTGCAAATAGCGATGGTACAAATTATTCATTTTCATATACGTTAGATAGTTCTACTCATATATTTTCTACAAACTCAGCTTTTCGTTTCATTGGTCAAATGAGTGAGACTAATGAGTATTCTGTTTTTGATGATATATCAATAATTGCTCAAGGTTGTGGAGAAACTATAAATAGTTTTCCGTATACCGAAGGTTTTGAAACAGGTATTGGCGATTGGACTCAGGATATAAATGATGATAATGATTGGACAAGACAATCTGGTGGAACACCTAGTGGAAATACCGGTCCTTCCTCTGCCAACGAAGGCAACTTCTATATGTTTACTGAGGCGAGTAGCCCAAACTTTAACAATACATTTAATCTAGTAAGTCCATGTTTTGACCTAAACGCAGAAACAAGTGCAAACTTTTCGTTTTACTATCATATGTTTGGATCTGAAATGGGAGATTTGTTTTTAGAAATCAGTACAGATAGTGGGTCCACCTTTCCTACGGTTTTATGGTCTCAAACTGCAGGTCAAGTTCAAACAGATGATACGGATGCGTGGATTCAAGAAGTTGTTAATTTAGATGCCTATGTAGGTCAAACCGTAAACTTACGTTTTAGAGGGGAAACTTCAGATTTTTATCAAAGTGATATGGCAATTGATGATTTGTCTTTTTTCACTGCTCCTAAACCTGAAATTGAAATTACTGGTAACTCAATTACTATTTCAGACGGTGATACAACACCAAATTTCGCAGATAATACAGATTTTGGAAACGTAAATGTTGCAACTGGAACGAATTCAAATAGTTTTACAATAAGTAATAGTGGAAGTGAAAATTTAATTCTAACAGGTGCTAATCCATATGTAGTAATAAGTGGTGCCAATGCTGGTGATTTTATTTTAACATCTGCTCCGTCTTCACCAATCGCTGCAAACAACACCTCTTCTTTTACAATAACATTTGACCCAAGTGCAAACGGTTTTAGAACTGCGACTGTGAGCATTGCAAATAATGACAGTGATGAAGACCCTTATAATTTTACTATTTCTGGAAATGGAGGATCATCAACTGTTTGTATAACTTCTATTTCATCATTCCCACATGTAGAGAGCTTTGAATCTGTTATTTCGTCATGGACTCAAGATTTAAATGTTATCGTTGATGACTTTAACTGGTCAAGAACCAATTTGAATACCCCAAGTGGAAACACTGGTCCTAGCAGAGCTAAAGATGGTAATTTCTATTATTTTACAGAAGCTACAAGCAACTTTAATAATGTCTCAAATTTAACGAGTCCTTGTTATGACCTTTCCTCTGCTAGAAATCCAAGATTTACATTTTTTCATCATATGTTTGGAGAGGATATGGGGACACTAACCCTTGAACTCAGCTTAAACGGTGGTGCTGATTATAATACCGTCCTCTGGACAAATACAGGACAAGTACAAAACAACACTGTCTCAGCTTGGATACCAATTAGTATAGATCTCAAGGATTATATTGGTCAGACAATAAAATTTAGGTTCCAAGGTACTACTGGCAACAATTATGCGAGCGATATGTCAATAGATAATTTAGTACTTTCAGATCGACCTGATCCAACAACTGCTCCTGGTGGCGTAATATCTGGTTTGTCAACTTGGCTAAAAGCAGATGCTGGATTAAGTGTCTCTGATGGAGGAATTGTTAGCCAATGGCTAGATCAAGGACTTGGTAGCGATGTACGAGTTCATACCCCTGGACAAGAACCTACTTTTAGAGATAATATTAATAAAAATGTCAATTTTAATCCCGTTGTAGAGTTTGATAATAATTTTGTCAATTCTCAATTTGACACCCAATTTAGGTATGATGACACTTCGAAACAATTTTTAGGAGGCGACTTTGGATATTATACAGAAGAAGTGTTTGTAGTCATTATACCTGATGATACAGTTGTGAACAGCACATTTGGTTCGATGTATATTATTTGTGGTGACTCAGATTCTGAACTAAATGCTGTTGATACTACAGGTATGGCATTTGGCAACTTAACAGGTCGTTTTTCAAATGAAATTATATGTTATGCACATGACACCTATGACAATAATCCTGATGATGGATATGGTGTAGCAGAGATAGGCACTGGATCAACTTATGATAATGTTGGCATCTTAAACACAAGAGCTAATACTTCTAGTACCCTACAAGAGCTGTTTTATAACGCCAACAATATTGGTACTACACAAAATGATATTGCTGAATATTTAGAAAGTGATGATACCCGCTTTTGGCTAGGTAGAACTGAAGGAAGTAAAGCAACAATCAACGCAAGAATAGCAGAGGTGATTACTTATTCTAGTAGAAAATCAGACAATGATCTTACACAAGAACGCAATAAAATTCAATCATACTTAGCCATCAAATATGGAATCACATTAGGAACAAATGGAATTTCTCAGGATTACGTTAATAGCGATGGTAATGTCATTTGGGATGAATCTTCTAACGTTGGCTATAACCATGATATCGCAGGTATTGGACGTGATGATGCTTCTGAATTAAACCAAAAACAATCTAGAAGCGTAAACAATGGAAATGATGGAATAGGTCGTACTCAAGGACTAATTACAATGGGATTGAACGAAATTTACACCACCAATAACGAACACGTATCTTCAAATGCCACAACTTTTGACAATAAAAATTTCTTAGTCTGGGGAAATAATGGAGTAAATCTTAATCTTCCGGCAACAGAAGTAGCTGTAAACATGAGTTCAGGCATAACTCCATCACTTTCAACTGATGTGTCTTTTGTAGCTATGCAGCGTATCTGGAAAGTGGTTGAGACTGGAGGAGATATTCCTTCAGTAAAAATAAGAATCCCACAAGATGCTGTTAGAAACATTACACCTCCTGGTAACTTTTATATGTTCATATCTAGCACTGGTGTTTTTGATCCTACAGCAGATTACAGGATAATGACATCAGACGGTAACGGAAACCTAGAAACCGACTATGATTTCGACGGAACAAAATATATCACTTTTGGATATGCCCCAAGAGTAGAAGTAACACGATCAATATATTTTGACGGAGTTAATGATTATGTTGATATGGAGAATGCATTAAATCTTGATCCAACTGGATTTACTATTTCAGCTTGGATAAAAAGAGATGCTGCAGATAGTGGAACTAAATCAATAATTTCCAAAAGAGATGTTGCCTTCAACAATGGTTATGATTTTAGAATATTAAACGATAATAGAGTACAATTGAGATGGGTAAATGGTGGTTTCCAAACAAATACGACTAATGTAAGTATTCCTGATGATGAGTGGCATCATGTCGCTGCAATATATGATGGATCACAATCATTTCTCTATATTGATGGTGTTTTAGATAGTCAGCGTAATCGTGTCCCACCTATAGATACAGATGAGTCATTTTATATTGGTGCAGCAGCTAAAAACTCACCGACGCAACATTTCCGAGGAAATATAGATGAAGTAAGAGTTTGGGATATTGACTTAACTCCAGAACAGCTAAGATTTATAATGAATCAAGAAATTGAAAATAATTCTAATTTTGTAGCTGGTAAAGTATTACCAACAACGATCACTAAGAATGATGTGGCAACAATACCTTGGTCACAGCTTGCAGGATACTATCCAATGTCTGTTTATACCTACACAAATACTGAAGACGCTTCGGGTAACAGTAATCAAGGCGCTTTAAGAAATCTAAACACTGTTGACAGGCAAACCGCTCCATTACCTTACGTATCACAATCTAATGGTGATTGGTCAAATACCGATACTTGGTTAAATGGTAATACTCAAGCCTTAGCAAATTCATTATCAATCGTAGATAATTCTACTCCTATTGATTGGAACATTGTAAGCATGAGCCATGATATAACAGTAGACACTCAACCTGTATTAGGTCGAGAAAGACAAGTATTAGGACTCTATGTAAATTCTGGAACACTTACTATTGATGGTGATAATACAGATGCCACAGCTGGGAATGGTTTTACAGTTTCCCACTATTTGAAACTGGATGGCAAAATTGATTTAGAAGGTCAATCTCAACTTGTACAAACACTCGGTAGTGATTTAGATCCAACTTCTTCTGGCTCTCTTGAAAAAGACCAACAAGGTACAGCAGATGTTTTTACATATAATTATTGGTCTTCTCCTGTTGGAGAAACCAACACGACAACAAATAATAACTCATATTCTGTAACAGATGTCATGTTTGATGGTGTTAACCCTATTAACTTTATCAATACTGGTTATAATGGGTCTGATGGTGGAATCATAACAATTGCAGATTACTGGATTTGGAAATTCGCCAATCAATTAGATGACGACTACTCCGCTTGGCAACATGTGAGAAGAAACGGTACATTACTAACTGGTGAAGGATTCACAATGAAAGGTCCTGGCTCTGGGGCTATCTCAGACCGGCAGAATTATGTTTTCCTTGGAAAACCAAATAATGGAGATATAACCTTAACACTTAATGCAGGTAACGACTACCTGGTTGGTAACCCTTACCCTTCTGCAATTGATGCCAATACGTTTATTACAGATAATGGACCAACTTTAGAAGGTGAAGGAGCTAATCCTTTAATTAGCGGTACGCTTTACTTCTGGGAGCATTGGGGTGGCGGAAGTCACAACCTTGCAGATTACCAAGGTGGTTATGCGACCTATAACTTCTCTGGAGGTGTTGCTGCACCATCATTAGGCACAAACGATCCAGATGTTGGTACAGGTGGAGTACCTACCAAAGTACCTGGAAGATTTATACCAGTAAGTCAAGGATTCTTCGTAGTTGGAGAAAATACAGGAACCATTAAATTTAATAATGGTCAACGTGACTTTAAAAGAGAAAAAACAACAGGAGCAGATGACTCTGTGTTTATTAGAAGTGCAGACACCTCATCAGGCACTCAAGATGAAAATGAGATTGTTGACGAGCGTATGAGATTTAGAATTGGTTTTAATTCCATCAATACAATTCACAGACAATTGTTACTAACTATCGACGATGCGACTACAACTGGTTACGACTGGGCTTATGATGCTAAAATTTATGATAACCAAATGGATGATCTATATTGGTTGATCGATAATGAGAAGTACACCATTCAAGGTAGTAATGAAGTTGAGCCACAAACTGTATATCCTTTAGGCATTAATACAGAGGATGATGGTCTCAATACAATCACTATAGATAAGTTAGAAAATGTTCCAGATAATATCAATATCTTTATTCATGATCTAGAAAACGATACGTATCATAACCTAAGAGAAGGAGATTTCGAATTCTTCCTTCCTGCGGGAGAATATTTAGACAGGTTTACATTAACGTTCAGCAATGCAAGTGAAAATTCTCTTGGAGTAGATGATTTCGAATTAAATTCAATAGATGCATTCTATAACATAGAATCAGAGAGTATTGCCTTATATAACCCTAACTTTATCGATGTGAAGTCCATAGCTTTATATAATCTCATCGGACAAGAGATTACAAAAATTGAAAACATTTCAGAATCGGACTATTCTGAATACCAAGTTAAGAACCTTAGTACTGGAACTTACATTATTAAGATAAATACTTTAAGCGGTTTGATATCTAAAAAAGTTCTAGTCAAGTAAAAATAGATCCCAAATCTATCATAATCTTAACTTGAAAAAAGCCTCGATCCTTAATTGGAAAGAGGCTTTTTAATTTTATAGATAATAAATTTTCTTCGGAAATTTTAACTCAAACTAGCGATCAACTGTTCTAAAGAGACTTCTTGCTGATCTCCAGTTTTCATGTTCTTTAACGTGTACACATTATTGTTCATTTCAGATTCACCCAAAAGAACAACATACGGGATATCACGCTTATCGGCATAATTAAATTGCTTTTTCGTGTTCTTATTGTCTGGAAATAACTCTGCGCTCACTCCGTTTTCCCGCAACGCTTTAATGGCCTTCATGCTTGCCATAGCCTCTGCTTCACCAAAATTGATGAATAATACTTTAACGGTATTAGTAATCGTTTCTGGAAATAAATCTAAATCCTCAAGTACCAAAGCAATACGATCGAGACCAAAACTAATCCCAACACCACTCATATCCTTAAGTCCAAAAATTCCTGTGAGATCATCATAACGACCTCCTCCACCAATCGATCCCATTTTTACACCATCTGGCGCAGCAACTTCAAAAATAGCGCCTGTGTAATAATTGAGTCCGCGAGCGAGTGTAACATCCAGTTGCAGTTTTGCAGTTTTTAAACCTAAGCTTGCAATCCCTTTATTTATGAACTCTAATTCTTCAATTCCTTTTTTTCCTTCTTCGGAAGCATTGAGAATTGTTTTCAATTCTTCAATTTGATTTCCAAAGTTACCTTTAAGCGTAAACAATGGCTGCAGTTTTGTAATCCCTTCTTCGGAAATTTCCTTACCTCGCATTTCGTCCTTTACCTTCTCCTCTCCTATTTTATCCAACTTATCTAAAGCCACAGTAAAATCAATAAGCTTATCCTGAGCTCCAATCACTTCTGCAATTCCCGAAAGTATTTTACGATTATTGATTTTTATCGTAACACCTTCTAATTGTAAAGCGGTAAAAACCGAATCATAAAGCTGAACAAACTCTACTTCTTGCCACAGTGAATCACTCCCAACCACATCGGCATCACATTGGTAAAATTCTCTAAAACGCCCTTTTTGCGGACGATCTGCTCGCCAAACCGGTTGAATTTGATAGCGCTTAAATGGGAAGTCAATCTCGTTTTGGTGTTGAACCACGTATCTTGCAAAAGGTACTGTTAGATCGTAACGAAGGGCTTTTTCTGAAATACTAGAAGTAATCTTATTAGAATCTTTTGAATTATATAAGTCATCATTTACTTTGCCCAAATAATCACCACTATTCAAAATCTTAAAGATCAAGCGATCACCTTCTTCTCCATATTTACCCATCAAGGTATCTGAATTTTCAAAGCTTGGTGTCTCGATAGGTTGAAATCCGAAAATCTCAAACTGAGACCGTATCGTATTAAAAATATAATTTCGCTTTGCGACCTCCTGCGGATTAAAATCCCTCGTTCCTTTTGGTATGCTTGGTTTTTGTGCCATAGTCAACTTCCTGCGAAAGCAGGAATCTCTTTTTTTCTGTCATTTAACATTTCCGAAGAAATAAAATGAGGTTTAATTCGTCACAAAAATATTATAATTTTAATGGGCATTCGAAAGTTATTTCAATTTTATAGTAACTTTATGGGTGTTTTGTAGTCTTATTGTAAAACGCAACCCACTTTAAAGATCCATATGTTTTCATTAGTTAGAGAAAATATTCGCATTGCCTTTGATTCTATTAGAAGTCAACTGCTTCGCACGATACTTACCATTTTAATTATCGCTATTGGTATTACTGCCTTGGTTGGGATTTTAAGCGCTGTTTCTGCATTGGAAAATACGATTTCGAGTGATTTCTCGTCTATGGGAGCTAATACGTTTAATCTACAACGTTATGATTTTACGTCGCAACGTCGCTCAAACGATGAACAAAAAGTAAATCCTGTTATTAATTACAGGCAGGTAAAAGAATTTGAGGAGGAGTATAATTTTCCGTTTACCAATGTGTCGCTTTCTTTTCAAGGCACAAATTCCGCAGAAGTTAAATACGAGAATGAAAAGACAGATCCCGAAGTTCAGGTTTTTGGCGTTAATGAGAATTTTATTTCAAATTCTGGATTGGAAGTAGACGCAGGACGTGCATTAAATTATTTTGATGTTGAAAACAGCAATAGCGTTTGTGTGATTGGGAGTGATTTAAAAAAGGCTTTGTTGGATGATGTCAACCCAATAAACAAGACAATTAGCATTAGAGGCGCAAAATTTAAAGTGATTGGTGTACTTAAGGAAAAAGGCTCTACGTTTGGTAATAACCAAGATTTACGAGTGTTGATGCCACTTCAAAAAGCTAGAACTATTTTTACAAATGCAAATATCAACTACAGTTTAAGCGTAAAAACCGATAAAAAAGATATGCTTGAAGGCGCTCAAGACGAAGCCATTGTATTGTTTAGAAATATTAGAGGATTAAACCCAATTGAAGAAAACAATTTTGGAATAGAACGAAGCGACGACCTCATCAACCGTATTGGTGAAATTACAGGCGTGCTGTCTATGGCTGCTTGGATTATAAGTGTTATCACCATTTTTGGGTCGACCATTGCGCTGTTTAATATGATGCTGGTTTCAGTATCTGAGCGTACGAGAGAAATTGGAGTTCGTAAAGCATTGGGAGCAAAAAGCGGAACAATCGCTTTTCAGTTTTTTATTGAAACGATAATTATTGGACAGTTTGGAGGAATTCTGGGTATTTTATTAGGGATTCTTTTAGGGTACGGATTTGCTTACCTTGCAGAGTTTAACTTTGTGATCCCTTGGGCTGCAATGATCTGGGCAAGTATCATCACATTTATCGTCGCTGTGGTTTCTGGTTCTTATCCTGCCATAAAAGCTGCTAAGCTGGATCCTGTGGAGTCTTTGAGATATGAGTAATGCATAAATGAATTTTATTACATGTCCATTCCACTTTCCAAACACCACATAAAAAGTATAAACAAAGCTTTAAATTATATTGAGTACCATTTAGAAAATGATTTGACTTTAGAGTGCGTTTCTAAAATCGCAAACTACTCGCCTTACCATTTTCATCGCATTTTTAAAGCATTTACCAAAGAAACACTCAATCAATACGTTGCTAGAAAACGTGTAGAAAAAGCATCTGCTGTGTTACTTCGGAAGAAAGAAGTGACAATTTCAGAATTGTCGTTGCAGTTTGGTTTTACCAGTAATTCCTCATTTACGAGAGCGTTTAAAAAGTTTTATGGTGAAAATCCGAGTGATTTCCGAAGAAAAGGAAAAGGTAAATATAGCAAGATACGTCAAGTGAAAAGCAAGATCGGACAAGCATCAACACATTTTGAAGCGTATGTTTGTGACACCAATCAACATACGAATCAGATGCAATCAACTATTGAAGTAAAATCTATAGCCGACATTCACACTATTGGAACCTCCTGTATTGGTGTCCAAAA
It contains:
- a CDS encoding T9SS type A sorting domain-containing protein, coding for MKTSLFLKAITILFFQFYFYDTSAQITTDQLLENTYKLYDYQRQYNGVYRDSKIINGTDYHPSSAANTGVGLISLCIAEEAGYINFGRDLAAQTLRTMLGYTAGFNPDRNSKGFYRHFLEIDNGQQAWNSEYSTIDTALLAAGALFAKKYFNDAEISALADELFLSVEWSAAISNPSTGAIWRELQPNGAGQGTSALPFNEYIIVAYFAMKSEGNSGGVGTSAWNVWQQLNNFANANYWGYDLLADSNNVNAFQSDFTVQFPYYLMFWAHNSTLYKTYMSNMASADKFYYGQIAGMYPNLNAYEWGLGAGNSPATFNGNFYTPYGYNADHINNHPARIVSPHIVAGYIPIQASARNDLQQMMNGTKGIYTLGTGEKLLWRYSLDEVNWNSDQIQGIDYSTMLYGLAANKFGTNFFTTNNNYDFPTPNFSSTNSCVTGVQAYYGPVLGTTGSYNGSSSTRDKPFDSNNNTFFDGPNGNNQWVGMDLLSNQNITCIRFRPRNNFGYRMRGGKFQISNNANFSNPTTIYTIPSNANLNFQNYFISTGSTNGVSARYIRYLSPNNGWGNIAEMRVYRSSETNRNSNIKLEDQPKVVNHIDNLTLSPNPASKEIQLDFYLENESDIEYRIYNTMGREIQSLSKNHIETGEINQKLNIENLAEGIYFIHLKTKNKVLIKRFIVAKE